From Apium graveolens cultivar Ventura chromosome 9, ASM990537v1, whole genome shotgun sequence, the proteins below share one genomic window:
- the LOC141683932 gene encoding uncharacterized protein LOC141683932 has product MTSFLFITAILLAAASVVICCPPSDRDALLAFKASLHEPYLGIFKSWTGNDCCHKWYGISCDSTNGRVADINLRGESEDPLFQKAHRTGYMSGTISPAICKLTWLSSIIIADWKGITGSIPDCVSYLPYLRMLDLIGNKLTGQLPKDIGRLKRLTVLNVADNNISGYIPRSISGLTSLMHLDLRNNQISGPLPRDIGKLRMMSRALFSRNRITGPIPNSISYIYRLSDLDLSLNQISGAIPASLGKMGVLATLNLDGNKLSGAIPTTLINSGVSILNLSRNSLEGNIPDVFGPRSYFTAMDLSYNQLKGPIPKSISGASYVGHLDLSHNHLCGPIPLGSPFDHLEASSFANNDCLCGKPLRSC; this is encoded by the coding sequence ATGACTTCTTTCTTGTTCATCACAGCTATACTACTAGCTGCGGCTTCGGTAGTTATTTGCTGCCCGCCTTCCGATAGGGATGCTTTACTCGCGTTTAAAGCTTCCCTTCACGAGCCATACTTGGGAATATTCAAGTCATGGACGGGCAACGATTGTTGCCATAAATGGTACGGGATTAGCTGCGATTCGACTAATGGTCGGGTCGCGGATATTAATCTTCGCGGCGAGTCGGAAGATCCGTTATTTCAGAAAGCTCACCGAACCGGTTATATGAGTGGTACAATTTCACCAGCTATATGTAAGTTAACTTGGCTCTCAAGCATCATTATAGCAGATTGGAAAGGCATTACTGGCTCTATTCCAGATTGTGTTTCTTATCTTCCATATCTTCGGATGCTTGATTTAATTGGTAACAAACTTACTGGCCAGCTTCCCAAAGATATCGGCCGACTGAAACGACTTACGGTTCTAAATGTTGCCGACAACAACATTTCGGGTTACATACCTCGCTCTATATCAGGTTTAACATCTCTAATGCATTTAGATCTCCGAAACAACCAAATTTCAGGGCCACTACCTCGAGACATTGGAAAGCTCCGCATGATGAGCAGAGCTTTATTTAGTCGAAATCGGATTACTGGTCCGATTCCAAACTCAATATCATACATATACCGTCTTTCTGATTTAGACCTCTCCCTAAATCAAATTTCGGGTGCAATTCCAGCATCACTAGGCAAAATGGGAGTTCTTGCTACACTCAATCTTGACGGTAACAAATTATCAGGCGCCATACCGACAACATTAATCAACTCTGGCGTGAGTATACTAAATCTAAGCAGGAATTCGCTTGAGGGAAACATACCGGATGTTTTCGGGCCAAGATCTTATTTCACAGCAATGGATTTATCTTACAATCAGTTAAAGGGTCCAATTCCAAAGTCCATATCAGGTGCAAGTTATGTAGGGCATCTTGATCTCAGTCACAATCATCTATGTGGTCCGATTCCACTTGGTTCACCCTTTGATCACCTTGAAGCGTCGTCTTTCGCTAACAATGATTGTCTCTGCGGGAAGCCTCTTCGATCTTGTTAA